The Salmonella enterica subsp. houtenae serovar Houten genome has a segment encoding these proteins:
- the ail gene encoding membrane protein encodes MKKFILSTLVITTSVLVVNAVQADTNAISVGYAQSKVQDFKNIRGVNMKYRYEDDSPVSFITSLSYLYGDSQASGSIEPEGIHYHDKFEAKYGSLMVGPAYRLNDNFSLYALAGAGTMKATLKEHSTQDDESSSGKISSRKTGFAWGAGLQMNPLENIVIDVGYEGSNISSTKINGFNVGVGYRF; translated from the coding sequence ATGAAAAAGTTTATTTTATCCACTTTAGTTATTACAACAAGCGTTTTGGTTGTAAATGCTGTCCAGGCTGATACTAACGCGATTTCCGTGGGGTACGCACAAAGTAAAGTTCAGGATTTCAAAAATATCCGTGGGGTAAATATGAAATACCGCTATGAGGATGACTCTCCGGTAAGTTTCATCACCTCGCTAAGTTATTTATATGGCGATAGCCAGGCTTCGGGGTCGATTGAACCTGAAGGTATTCATTACCATGACAAGTTTGAGGCGAAGTACGGTTCTTTAATGGTTGGGCCTGCTTATCGATTGAACGACAATTTCTCGTTATACGCACTGGCCGGAGCCGGTACAATGAAGGCGACGCTTAAAGAACACTCCACTCAGGATGATGAGTCGTCTTCTGGCAAAATATCCTCAAGAAAAACGGGGTTTGCCTGGGGGGCGGGCTTACAGATGAATCCGCTGGAGAATATAGTTATTGATGTTGGCTATGAAGGAAGCAATATCTCCTCTACAAAAATAAATGGTTTCAACGTCGGGGTTGGATACCGTTTCTGA
- the SBOV12391 gene encoding putative cytoplasmic protein has product MKLELVNRQVILPESGTEPFQCHASTLVRLPCGTLVAAWFAGLWEGSEDTAIWLSRYDHSIWTKPQRVTAREGKAHWNPVLFYPSDKLWLFYKVGSDVHVWKTWFITSSDRGFTWSPPTELVNGDILPRGPVKNKLLLASNGVWIAPGSIESPERWRAFVDRSSDEGKHWNISFVPLEPDNAISGTNVALWEGVKKGMLWECCLENLLRWDGVIQPTLWESSPGHIHMLLRSTRGAIFRSDSIDYGVTWSVARATSLPNNNSGIDLVSMQDGTLILALNPVNGNWGRRYPLSLIVSHDNGKSWLPLLDLESDRGEYSYPAIISEGDVVHITYTWNRKNIVYCRLQTV; this is encoded by the coding sequence ATGAAATTAGAGCTCGTCAATCGGCAGGTCATTTTACCTGAAAGCGGAACCGAGCCTTTCCAGTGCCATGCCTCTACGCTTGTGCGCTTACCGTGCGGTACGCTCGTGGCCGCATGGTTTGCGGGGCTATGGGAAGGAAGTGAAGATACAGCCATTTGGTTATCTCGTTATGACCATAGTATCTGGACAAAACCGCAGCGAGTGACGGCCCGCGAGGGAAAAGCACACTGGAACCCGGTGCTATTTTACCCGTCGGATAAATTGTGGTTATTTTATAAAGTGGGCAGCGACGTACACGTGTGGAAAACCTGGTTTATCACCTCCAGCGATCGAGGATTTACCTGGAGTCCACCAACTGAGTTGGTCAACGGTGATATATTGCCGCGCGGTCCCGTAAAAAATAAACTCCTGCTGGCATCAAATGGTGTCTGGATTGCGCCAGGGTCGATTGAAAGTCCTGAACGGTGGAGGGCATTTGTGGATCGATCCTCTGACGAAGGAAAGCATTGGAATATCTCTTTTGTACCGCTGGAGCCTGATAACGCTATTTCCGGGACAAACGTAGCGTTGTGGGAGGGGGTAAAAAAGGGCATGTTGTGGGAATGTTGTCTGGAAAATCTCCTGCGCTGGGATGGCGTTATTCAGCCTACGCTGTGGGAGTCTTCTCCGGGGCATATCCATATGTTGTTACGCAGTACACGCGGGGCAATTTTTCGTAGTGATTCAATCGATTATGGCGTTACCTGGTCTGTTGCCCGCGCTACATCTTTACCGAATAATAATAGCGGTATCGATTTGGTGAGTATGCAGGACGGTACGCTGATTCTTGCGTTAAATCCAGTCAACGGCAACTGGGGAAGGCGTTACCCGCTTTCACTTATCGTTTCCCATGATAATGGAAAATCATGGCTACCGTTACTGGACCTGGAAAGTGACCGCGGTGAGTATTCTTATCCCGCTATTATTAGCGAGGGGGACGTCGTACATATCACCTACACGTGGAACCGGAAAAATATCGTATATTGTCGATTACAAACGGTGTAA
- a CDS encoding Periplasmic lysozyme inhibitor of c-typelysozyme: MMKRKLIPFTLFLTALGVSTASMAASQEISKSIYTCNDNQVMEVIYINTEAGNAYAIINQVNEMIPMRLMKMASGANYEALDKNYTYKLYTKGKTAELVEGDDKPVLSNCSLAN; encoded by the coding sequence ATGATGAAACGTAAATTGATCCCATTTACCCTCTTTCTTACGGCGCTTGGCGTCAGTACCGCCTCTATGGCCGCTTCGCAGGAGATTTCTAAATCTATATACACCTGTAATGATAACCAGGTTATGGAGGTGATTTACATCAACACCGAAGCTGGAAACGCCTATGCGATTATCAATCAGGTAAACGAGATGATCCCGATGCGCCTAATGAAAATGGCCTCAGGAGCAAACTATGAAGCCTTGGATAAAAATTATACTTATAAACTATATACCAAAGGCAAAACGGCTGAACTGGTTGAAGGTGATGATAAACCCGTTCTCAGTAACTGTTCCTTAGCTAACTAA
- the yodB gene encoding hydrogenase — MAHFSRLQITLHWLTLLLTGIAYAAIELRGWAPKGSSVYLFMKDMHYDMGVLVWALMFLRLYLKHKYPTPAITPPPPRWQHVAAQLMHIALYLTFLALPLLGVAMMASGGKSWSFFGFTVPVFLTPDSTLKSDIKRIHEMLANIGYFLIAMHAAAALFHHYIQKDDTFSRMLPGKS, encoded by the coding sequence ATGGCACATTTCTCCAGATTGCAAATAACGCTTCACTGGTTAACACTGCTCCTGACAGGCATCGCATATGCTGCTATTGAGTTACGAGGGTGGGCGCCAAAAGGCTCCAGCGTTTACCTGTTTATGAAAGACATGCACTATGATATGGGCGTTCTGGTCTGGGCGCTGATGTTTTTACGGTTATATCTTAAACACAAATACCCAACCCCGGCCATTACGCCTCCCCCTCCTCGCTGGCAGCATGTGGCCGCTCAATTAATGCATATCGCGCTGTATCTCACTTTTCTCGCCTTACCACTGCTGGGCGTCGCGATGATGGCGTCAGGCGGGAAAAGCTGGAGCTTTTTTGGTTTTACTGTACCGGTATTTTTGACGCCAGATAGCACGCTAAAATCGGATATAAAGCGCATTCATGAAATGCTGGCCAATATCGGCTATTTCCTGATTGCCATGCATGCAGCAGCGGCATTGTTTCACCATTACATACAAAAAGATGATACCTTTTCAAGAATGTTACCCGGTAAATCATAA
- a CDS encoding lipoprotein, which produces MKNKKHIFSVIFIGSLLTGCATGPSPTGIGLYTDVKGPITATSLPATKTGKACAQTVLGIVNTGDASIDSAKTAGDISLVSSVDYETTGSYPFYGKTCVVVRGQ; this is translated from the coding sequence ATGAAAAATAAAAAACACATTTTTTCAGTTATCTTTATTGGTTCTCTTTTAACGGGTTGTGCTACTGGACCATCACCGACAGGGATTGGATTATATACAGATGTTAAAGGGCCTATTACGGCCACCAGTCTCCCGGCGACCAAAACCGGTAAAGCGTGTGCGCAAACGGTATTGGGTATTGTGAATACCGGGGACGCATCTATTGATTCAGCGAAAACAGCGGGGGATATTTCTTTAGTTTCGAGTGTTGATTATGAAACTACGGGCTCATATCCGTTTTATGGTAAAACCTGTGTTGTCGTAAGAGGACAATAA